In one window of Haemorhous mexicanus isolate bHaeMex1 chromosome 31, bHaeMex1.pri, whole genome shotgun sequence DNA:
- the LOC132340184 gene encoding DBF4-type zinc finger-containing protein 2 homolog: MHCPGERCPPLLLPGPKFIPELLPPCQAHPEPFANTCHPLSITKGPAPRWQSCPQAATAASLLPCRPLVQKCLLLYPEPCETTRLLPRPRGSGVPQSPPAPRGDKRRAARSLPPCAPRCPEPGRLRFPPCGIRGSSASCRALARPHKAAACPPRCPELSGGYSLPLRGVTECPPQQSVTRSFLREQLAGVAPHRCSKGYPTQEFGTCCSSEQRLSVTKVTEERPPMPAVAKGSPQLEGTKGRSCSAQHLSKSRCGHHQHPRGSPRPSRLAPAGAKRSGRSKKSRGASKWLW, encoded by the coding sequence ATGCACTGCCCCGGCGAGCGCTGCCCGCCGCTCCTCCTGCCGGGCCCCAAATTCATCCCCGAGCTGCTCCCTCCGTGCCAGGCTCACCCCGAGCCCTTCGCCAACACCTGCCACCCCCTGAGCATCACCAAGGGCCCCGCGCCGCgctggcagagctgtccccaagcCGCCACCGCCGCCTCGCTGCTGCCCTGCCGGCCGCTGGTGCAGAAGTGCCTCCTGCTCTACCCCGAGCCCTGCGAGACCACGCGGCTGCTGCCCCGCCCGAGGGGCTCCGGtgtcccccagagccccccggcCCCTCGCGGCGACAAGAGACGCGCGGCCCGGAGCCTCCCGCCGTGCGCCCCGCGCTGCCCCGAGCCCGGCCGGCTGCGCTTCCCCCCGTGCGGCATCCGCGGCTCCTCCGCCTCCTGCCGGGCCCTGGCTCGCCCGCACAAGGCGGCCGCGTGTCCCCCGCGCTGCCCCGAGCTGAGCGGCGGCTACTCGCTGCCCCTCCGAGGGGTCACCGAGTGTCCCCCGCAGCAGAGCGTCACCCGCTCCTTCCTGCGGGAGCAGCTGGCGGGGGTGGCCCCGCACCGCTGCTCCAAGGGGTACCCCACGCAGGAATTtggcacctgctgctcctcGGAGCAGCGCCTGAGCGTCACCAAGGTCACCGAGGAGCGTCCCCCGATGCCGGCGGTGGCCAAGGGCTCGCCGCAGCTTGAGGGGaccaagggcaggagctgctcggCGCAGCACCTGAGCAAGTCCCGCTGTGGCCACCACCAGCACCCCCGGGGCTCCCCGCGGCCCTCCCGGCTGGCCCCGGCCGGCGCCAAGCGCTCCGGGCGCTCCAAGAAAAGTCGCGGTGCTTCCAAGTGGCTCTGGTGA
- the LOC132340172 gene encoding keratinocyte proline-rich protein-like, protein MSCHLHQHLPPPYQDPVALSPGVPFPPQRWHSSTCIPQAVPGQVPLQRAMSSSVCHQQSVTQAVPPRQLHGPPCVPQRLLQQQIVPRRVTTCVPPQQRVTGGAGVTWGVPQQVGVTRCVPHQVGVTQCVPQQLRVPQHCPPVPQQQKIVPRCVTSCGPQQHLTGGAGVTGVTQCVPQQLQVPPPQCVPQQQKIVPRCVTTCAPRPPLVTKGVPQQQSATRCVPQQCVTSVCPQQGVPRCVTTCVPQQRAAQGVSYQWVTAPVPQQWHSVTAGVPQQWHSRCVTKCVPQQCDTGGASICVPQQQQSGTICVPQQGATKCVPQQCATKCVPQQSATRCVPQQCVTKCVPQQYGTICVPQQCVTKSVTQQSATKCVPQQSVTKCVPHQGVAKCVPKQSVTKGVTQKYGTVCVPQQSATKCVPQQSVKCVPQQCGTICVPQQSATKCVPQQYGTIGVPQQSATKCVPQQSVTKCVPQQYGTIGVPQQSATKCVPQQSATKCVPQQYGTICVPQQSATKCVPQQSATSCVPQQAGGVKISSHSKKYCSAPKWPW, encoded by the coding sequence ATGTCCTGCCACCTGCACCAGCACCTCCCTCCGCCCTACCAGGACCCCGTGGCGTTGTCCCCTGGCGTCCCCTTCCCGCCTCAGCGGTGGCACTCCAGCACCTGCATCCCCCAGGCCGTGCCCGGCCAGGTGCCCCTGCAGCGGGCCATGTCCTCCAGCGTGTGCCACCAGCAGAGTGTCACCCAGGCCGTGCCACCCCGCCAGCTCCACGGACCCCCCTGCGTGCCCCAGcgcctcctgcagcagcagattgTCCCCAGGCGGGTGACAACGTGCGTGCCACCGCAGCAGCGCGTGACCGGCGGCGCGGGCGTCACCTGGGGAGTGCCACAGCAGGTGGGGGTGACCCGGTGCGTGCCACACCAGGTGGGGGTGACCCAGTGCGTGCCACAGCAGCTGCGGGTGCCACAGCACTGCCCGCCCgtcccccagcagcagaagattgtccccaggtgtgtcaccagCTGCGGGCCGCAGCAGCACCTGACGGGCGGCGCGGGTGTCACCGGTGTCACCCAGTGCGTGccgcagcagctgcaggtgccaCCGCCCCAGTGCgtcccccagcagcagaagatTGTCCCCAGGTGCGTCACCACCTGCGCGCCGCGGCCGCCGTTGGTCACCAAGGGTGTCCCGCAGCAGCAGAGTGCCACCAGGTGCGTCCCCCAGCAGTGTGTGACCAGcgtctgtccccagcagggtgtccccaggtgtgtcaccacctgtgtcccccagcagcGTGCGGCTCAGGGAGTCTCGTACCAGTGGGTGACAGCGCCTGTcccccagcagtggcacagtgTCACCGCCGGTGTcccccagcagtggcacagcaggTGTGTCACCAAGTGTGTCCCGCAGCAGTGTGACACTGGCGGGGCCAGCATTTGTGTCCCCCAGCAGCAACAGAGTGGGACAATCTGTGTCCCCCAGCAAGGTGCCACCAAGTGTGTCCCCCAGCAGTGTGCCACCAAGTGTGTCCCCCAGCAAAGTGCcaccaggtgtgtcccccaGCAGTGTGTCACCAAATGTGTCCCCCAGCAATATGGGACAAtctgtgtcccccagcagtGTGTGACCAAGAGTGTCACTCAACAGAGTGCCACCAAGTGTGTCCCCCAGCAGAGCGTGACCAAGTGTGTCCCCCATCAAGGTGTGGCCAAGTGCGTCCCCAAGCAAAGTGTCACCAAAGGTGTCACTCAGAAGTATGGGACAGTCTGTGTCCCCCAGCAAAGTGCCACCAAGTGTGTCCCCCAGCAAAGTGTCAAGTGTGTCCCTCAGCAGTGTGGCACAATTTGTGTCCCTCAGCAAAGTGCCACCAAGTGTGTCCCCCAGCAGTATGGGACAATTGGTGTCCCCCAGCAGAGTGCCACCAAGTGTGTCCCCCAGCAGAGTGTCACCAAGTGTGTCCCCCAGCAATATGGGACAATTGGTGTCCCCCAGCAGAGTGCCACCAAGTGTGTCCCCCAGCAGAGTGCCACCAAATGTGTCCCCCAGCAATATGGGACAAtctgtgtcccccagcagaGTGCCACCAAGTGTGTCCCCCAGCAGAGTGCCAccagctgtgtcccccagcAGGCCGGTGGAGTGAAGATCTCCAGCCACTCCAAGAAATACTGCTCGGCCCCCAAGTGGCCCTGGTGA